One part of the Anaerolineales bacterium genome encodes these proteins:
- a CDS encoding metallophosphoesterase family protein: MRILALSDNVVSHIYGPAIKKSSADVDLIVGCGDLPAAYLEYIVTMLPAPLVYVPGNHDPDQYIVPGGINIDGRIVNVCGYWIMGLGGSQRYKNRGKHQYTEFDMNLRVTRLLPRLLYNRMRYGRALDVLVTHSPAWGIHDARDVAHTGFRVFLRLIQWFRPRLMLHGHTHILQNIQVAETEYLGCRIINVFPARTVTLLQPRA, translated from the coding sequence ATCCTGGCGTTGAGTGACAACGTCGTATCTCACATTTACGGTCCTGCGATAAAGAAAAGCTCCGCGGACGTAGATTTGATCGTCGGCTGTGGCGATTTACCGGCGGCATACCTGGAATACATCGTTACCATGCTGCCGGCGCCGCTGGTCTACGTTCCCGGGAATCACGATCCAGATCAATACATCGTTCCGGGCGGAATCAATATCGACGGACGCATCGTCAACGTTTGCGGGTACTGGATCATGGGATTGGGCGGCAGCCAGCGCTACAAGAATCGAGGCAAACATCAGTATACGGAGTTCGACATGAATTTGCGTGTAACCCGATTGCTGCCTCGATTGCTGTACAACCGTATGCGTTATGGCCGAGCTCTGGATGTGTTGGTTACGCACTCGCCGGCGTGGGGAATTCACGATGCAAGAGATGTGGCGCACACGGGTTTTCGCGTCTTCCTGCGCCTGATCCAATGGTTCCGGCCGCGTTTGATGCTGCATGGTCACACTCACATTCTGCAGAACATCCAGGTCGCGGAGACGGAATATCTGGGCTGCCGGATCATCAATGTGTTTCCCGCTCGCACCGTGACTTTGCTTCAGCCGCGTGCTTGA